The DNA segment GAGCACCCCAATTTTTAGGGGTCCAGGCACCCCAATTCCGGGCTCCCCAATCCCATGAGGCTTTGACATCCTGATCCTGAGCACCCCAATTTCTCGGGGTTCAGGCACCCCAATTTCAGGCACCCCCAGCTCTCAAGATCCTGAGCACCCCAATTTTTGGGGGTTCAGGCACCCCATTCTCATGGGGCTTTGACATCCTGATCCTGAGCACCCCAATTTCTCGGGGTTCAGGCACCCCAATTTCGGGCACCCCAAGCTCTCGAGATCCTGAGCACCCCAATTTTTTGGGGGTCCAGGCACCCCAATCTCTCAACATCCAGGCACCCCGATCCCGAGCACCCCAATTTTTTGGGGGTCCAGGCACCCCAATCTCTCAACATCCAGGCACCCCGATCCCGAGCACCCCAATTTTTGGGGGTCCAGGCACCCCAGTTTTGGGCACCCCAATCCCATGGGGCTTTGACATCCTGATCCTGAGCACCCCAATTTCTCGGGGTCCAGGCACCCCAATTTTGGGGCTCCAGCACCCCAAACTGTTGGTCTGGGTGGGGCAGAAACGACTTTTGAGGAAAAAAGCggagattttggggaaaaaggtttaatttttcttcaaattgacgggttttttggggggaaaaaaaaaaaaaaggcgatttgtgaggagaaaaggaagggtttggggcaaaaagtgattttatgaggaaaaaaggggttgaatgaaaattaaaaaaaaaaatagtaactgggaggatttgaaggaaaattaatttttttttttgaggaaaaaatgaagGTTTTTTGCAAAAAATATTGCTAGAaggatctgaaagaaaaattgagGGAGTTTGAGCAAAAAAGTTGAGTTTTTCTGCGGAAAAACTTGTTCAatctcctgtttttttctttaggaaaaaaaaaaataatttttcattttttttgctcattttttcctccagttttgaTGGAAAACGGGGAGATTTTTGATGGGAAATtgcgggttttgagggggtaaaaatgagcttttgggaGAAAACGGGGAGTTCTGAGCCAAAAATTGAGGGGTTGAGGGGAAAgcgtatttaaaaaaattaagttttgcggtgttttttgaggaaaaagggttttttttggggggaaaaaaagggggttttgaggggaaaaaatggggatttCTGAAAGTGGATTTGCTAAAAATTGGGAGTtcctgatgaaaaaaatgttggttgtggggtttgggggtttttgttgcgagaagaaaatgttgaaaaaagtgaattttgttttttaagagtgGTGTTTTTTGattgattttttaataataaaagcggcgttttgaggaaaaaaaagagaattttgagAACAAGCCGGGGGTTGTCTGAGAGAGAAGCAGGTTCttgggagggaggaaagcagcgatttggttttttttattttttcggggttgttttggggagaaaatatgttttttttgaTGAAGGAAAATGTGAGTTGAGGAGGAAAAATTGGGGGAAAATGTGGATTtgtgaggatttaaaaaaaaaaaaatcataataaaacgGATTTGGGGAGAAAACAGGGAGAATTCCTGCAGGGAGAAACCGCAGAGGTGGGTggagagggggagaaaacaaTTCGATGGGGTTAAATCGAggcatttaaggaaaaataatcggggttttttttaaggttaaaaacCTCAAAACCGGGAAAAATGGGGATTTTTGGTCGGAGGCGGCCAACGGGTGGCGtttggagggagaaaaaagcGGGATTTGGTGCCGGGTTTGAGGGAAAAACTTCCGTTTCCCAGCGCGTTTGGTAGGGCGGGGCGTGTTGTCGGTTAATTGGGGTTAATTGGGGCTAATTAAAGGAGGGGGCGGAGTCTCCGTtggccgcggccgccggcgctTCCCGCTTTATATAGGGCGGGGACTCCAAGCTCCGCCCCCCGGAGGGTTTCAATCAGGTCCGCCTGCCCCGCCCGCCGCCTGTGCTGGGAGGTGCCGTGGGTTTCAATCAGGTCCGACGCGGCTTGGCCACGCCCCCCTCCTCTTCCCGCCAGTGACTGGGGGCTCCGCAGGGTCCTACCGCCCGAGCGCGCCCGGATACACGGGGGCGGTAGGAAACCTCCGAGCCCGCCCAGTTCGCCCAGTagcccccagtgctcccagtagccCCCTCGGCATCCCAGTGACTCCCTGAACCCCAGTTCCCCAGGATCTCCCAgatcccagttctcccagtcgctcccagttccccccagatCCCAGGGACTCCCTGaaccccagttctcccagtaacccccagatcccagttctcccagtagcccccagtgctcccagtagccCCTCAGCATCCCAGTAACTCCCTGAACCCCAGTTCCCCAGGACCTCCCAgatcccagttctcccagtcgctcccagtagctcccagatcccagttctcccagtactACTCAGATCCTTGTTCTCCCAGTAGcccccagttctcccagttccccccatatCCCAGTTGTCCCAGTagcccccagttcccccagtatCCCCCACATCCCACTTCTCCCAGTAgaccccagttcccccagcacccacccaggtACGGGCCCCCCCCCGACCACTGGGACCAGTATAAAGGGGATACTGGGACCAGTACGGGAGGGATACTGGGAGGGCGACAAGGGGGGGGGCGATGGGACCAGTTGAGGCCAGGGAAGGGCACTGGGACCAGTTTGGGAGGGACCAGTttaggctgggggggggggggcaggatgggttCAGGCCAATGGGGGTGCTGGCACCAGTTTAGGGTGGATACTGGGACCAGTTTAGGATGGATACGAATAATAGGCccctatggggcaggggggtccctatggggcagggggggtccctATAGGGCAGGGGGGGGTCCCTATGGGTCggggggggtccctatggggcaggggggggtccccatgggtcaggggggtccctatggggcagggggggtccctatggggcggaggggggtccctatgggtcgggggggggtccctatgggtcgggggggggtccccatggggcaggggggtccccatggggcaggggggtccctatgggtcagggggggtccctatgggtcggggggggtccctatgggtcaggggggtccctatgggtcggggggggtccctatggggcaggggggtcccTATGGGTCAGGGGGGGGTTCCTATGGGGCAGAAGGTCCCTATggggcctccccccccccctttgccacccccccccctccccatttgcACGTCCCCCACCTCAACGaccccttttatttttctcatttttttttttttttttttttaattaatgactATAATTACATTTCCGGGCCGTTTTCCCCATTCCGGCCGTTTTTTCACCCATTtctcctcccccagcacccaccaccccgcggggtgggggggtgacgGGACCCGATTCTCCGCTGCGTgtttaatttggggggggggggggggggtgtgtggagcccccccccccccctcagggctGATATTTTGGGGTGAAACCCCCCCGAATTGGGTCACCCGCCAGCGCCGCCTCCCTCGGGGTGGCCTTGAACCCGtgaaggaggaggatgggggggggacacacacacccccccacacacaacggggggaccccccccaaaaaaaaaaaaacaaaaaaaaaaaccaaactcacacacacacacacacggggggggggggggggggtgtcccgtgTCCCCGCCGCGTGGCTCAGCGGTGGCCGTGGGCCGGGGTGACAtcgggggccgcgggggggggtccGTGGGGGTCCCCGCAgagggaggggggcggcgggggggcggcgggggccccgTAGTGGCGGTGGCGCAGGACGTGGCAGAGCCAGGCCACCAGCTGCCAGTACTCCTCGAAGGAGACGCGTCGGTCCCCGTTGGCGTCCAGCAGGTCGAAGATGGCGGCCACAGCCTGCGGCTGGCCCGTGTCCTgcgggggggacaccgggggggacgtggggacaaggggaggcacgccgtggggacacggggacgtggggacgacgtggggacaaggggaggggcgccgtggggacacggggatgtgggGACGccgtggggacaaggggagggacgccgtggggacacggggatgtggggacgccgtggggacacggggagggtcCCTgtggggacaccatggggacgtggggacaaggggagggaccctgtggggacaccgtggggacatggggacaaggggagggaccctgtggggacacagggacgtgGGGACGccgtggggacaaggggagggacgccgtggggacacggggacgtggggacgccgtggggacacggggagggaccctgtggggacatggggacacgtgGGGAGGGGGTGACACTGCTGGTGGGTGGAttgtggggacgtggggacaccatggggacaagGGGAGAGACccggtggggacacggggacgtggggacaccgtggggacaccgTAGGGACAAGGGGAGGGgcgccgtggggacacggggacgtggggacgccgtggggacacggggagggacgccgtggggacacggggagggaccctgtggggacaccgtggggacgtggggacaaggggagggaccccgtggggacacggggagggaccctgtggggacaccgtggggacgtggggacaaggggagggaccccgtggggacacggggacgtggggacgccgtggggacacggggagggacgccgtggggacacggggacgtggggacgccgtggggacacggggagggaccctgtggggacaccgtggggacgtggggacaaggggagggtccccgtggggacacggggacgtggggacgccgtggggacacggggagggacgccgtggggacacggggacgtggggacgctgtggggacaccgtggggacgtggggacaaggggagggaccccgtggggacacggggacgtggggacgccgtggggacacggggagggaccccgtggggacacggggacgtggggacgccgtggggacacggggagggaccctgtggggacaccgtggggacgtggggacaaggggagggaccccgtggggacacggggagggaccctgtggggacaccgtggggacgtggggacaaggggagggaccccgtggggacacggggacgtggggacgccgtggggacacggggagggacgccgtggggacacggggacgtggggacgctgtggggacacggggagggaccctgtggggacaccgtggggacgtggggacaccatggggacaaaGGGAGAGACcccatggggacacagggacacgtgGGGAGGGGGTGACACTGCTGGTGGGTGGAttgtggggacgtggggacactgtggggacaccgtGGGGGACAAGGGGAGGGGCGCCGTGGGGACATGAGGACGTGGGGACgctgtggggacatggggacacgtggggaggggggtggcacCGCTGGTGGGTGGAttgtggggacgtggggacactgtggggacactgtggggacaaggggagagaccccgtggggacacggggatgtggggacaccgtggggacaccgtggggacaaggggagggaccctgtggggacacggggacgtggggacaccatggggacaaaGGGAGAGACcccatggggacacggggacacgtgGGGAGGGGGTGACACTGCTGGTGGGTGGAttgtggggacgtggggacactgtggggacaccgtggggacaaggggaggggcgccgtggggacacggggacgtggggacgccgtggggacaaggggacacgtGGGGAGGGGGTGGCACCGCTGGTGGGTGGATcgtggggacactgtggggacaccgtggggacacggggacatgtggggacaccctgtgtggggacatggggatgtggaaaggggacacggggacaccgtggggggacacaggggacacgtggggacaagGTGGCCCCGCTGGAGGGTGGGTCCCGTGGAAGGggtggggacaccgtggggacaccgtggggacaccgGGGTGGGCGGGGGCCTTGGGGACATCTGTGGGGACACGAGGCGACGTGGAGGGACAcggtggggggacacggggacacggggacactcACGGTGAGCTGGTGGCCCAGCTCGCGGCGCAGGAGGCGCTGGAAGGCGGCGGGGTCCAGACTgggctcccgccccccccggcacTGGGCGTACTGGTGGAAGGTGGCGACCACGGCGTGGAGCCCCCGCTCCAGCGGGGAGGGGGACCCTGAGccgcggggacacgggggacacgggggacagtggggacattggggacatgggggacattggggacacgggggacatgggggggacatggggggacatggggggacatgggggacattgggggacatgggggggacattggggacattggggacacggggggacattggggacattggggacattggggaaatggggggacatggggggacatttggggacatgggggacattggggacatgggggggacatgggggacattggggacattggggacattggggacacgggggacatgggggggacatggggggacatgggggacacgggggggacattggggacattggggacacgggggggacatgggggacagtggggacattggggacatgggggggacatgggggacattggggacattggggacattggggacacgggggacattggggacacggggggacatggggggacattgggggacatgggggggacatgggggacattgggggacatgggggggacattggggacattggggacatggggggacacggggggacattggggacatggggggacatgggggggacattgggggacatgggggggacatggggggacatggggggacatggggggacatgggggggacatgggggacattgggggacattgggggacattggggacatggggggacattggggacatgggggacattgggggacatgggggggacatggggggacatggggggacatggggggacatgggggggacatgggggacattgggggacattgggggacattggggacatggggggacattggggacatgggggacattgggggacatgggggggacattgggggacattggggacattggggacatgggggacattgggggacatgggggggacatgggggacattgggggacatgggggggacattgggggacatgggggacattggggacacgggggggacattggggacattggggacatggggggacatgggggacattggggacacggggggacattggggacatggggggacatggggggacattggggacacggNNNNNNNNNNNNNNNNNNNNNNNNNNNNNNNNNNNNNNNNNNNNNNNNNNNNNNNNNNNNNNNNNNNNNNNNNNNNNNNNNNNNNNNNNNNNNNNNNNNNNNNNNNNNNNNNNNNNNNNNNNNNNNNNNNNNNNNNNNNNNNNNNNNNNNNNNNNNNNNNNNNNNNNNNNNNNNNNNNNNNNNNNNNNNNNNNNNNNNNNGTgtttggggggcacttgggggggtctgggggcacttggggggatttgggggggcacGTGGGGGGAtttggagggtttggggggcactgggggaggagggggggccctgggggagttttggggggcacttgagaggtttgggggggttgggggcacTTTGGGTggttgggggggatttggggggcactTGAGGGGGTTTGGACGGtttgggggggcattgggggatgagggggggcgctggggggctttggggggcatttgagggggtttggggggaatcTGGGGGCACTTTGGGGCATTtggggggggacctggggggatttggagggactgggggggtatttgggggggtctgggggcactTCGGGCggttggggggggtttggggggcacttgggggggtcctggggggggttggggtctCCTGGAGGGCAGATTTGGGGAAATttggggcccggggggggggcgggacccAGAGCACCACGTGACACCCACAGCAGCACCACCCCTATAGCACCCATCTATAGGGCACCTATAGGTCCCCCCTCACCCCTGGAGGGGGGGCAGAAGGACCTATAGTGagagtgtgtccccccccgcacccctataagccccctatagcccctatagcccccccgcAGCTCTATaagccccctatagccccccctgcacccctctaAGCCCCCTATAACGCATCTATagcccccccctgcacccctatagcccccccgcacccctatagccccctatagccccccctgcacccctctaAGCCCCCTATAGCGCATCTAtagcccccccccgcacccctatagccccctatagccccccctgcacccctctaAGCCCCCTATAGCGCATCTAt comes from the Athene noctua chromosome 34, bAthNoc1.hap1.1, whole genome shotgun sequence genome and includes:
- the LOC141972637 gene encoding uncharacterized protein LOC141972637, which translates into the protein MSPMSPMSPNVPPCPPISPMSPMSPMSPRVPNVPNVPPMSPNVPHVPPCPPMSPPCPPCPQCPPCPQCPHCPPCPPCPRGSGSPSPLERGLHAVVATFHQYAQCRGGREPSLDPAAFQRLLRRELGHQLTDTGQPQAVAAIFDLLDANGDRRVSFEEYWQLVAWLCHVLRHRHYGAPAAPPPPPSLCGDPHGPPPAAPDVTPAHGHR